Proteins encoded by one window of Anopheles maculipalpis chromosome 2RL, idAnoMacuDA_375_x, whole genome shotgun sequence:
- the LOC126566215 gene encoding leucine-rich repeat-containing protein 15-like translates to MATSSLPATLCLITCAIVTLQVVSAAVVRQYTCDSYFQSWCQLHNATVHMDTEVQASMFPRVRQLGFIYGSIGNFSHIFNNQLFKAGVLRVFARGTRIAHLTMPSTIDQLYLRDNGLQTLEIDHRTRYTLRYLRIQMNKLRSIVRFEHLTQLLELNLCDNLIEEVALDTFATMPNLRQLILCGNHVKSFGPSTTVVHLPSLTHLDLGGNFLQRLPLERWQLPQLINLSVRDNLLTTLDSSQIVRRFPLLRILDASANALDCHSYHEALQTFVNRSVVHLIDRRMCSVDDAIVLEAEEMRRPNSIQPDDRSATLEVRHLKERIFLQQRTIQQQRMEIEQLRANLTTLMEQFDLVAGPARALDPF, encoded by the exons ATGGCAACATCATCCCTGCCGGCAACGTTGTGTTTGAT TACATGTGCGATTGTGACGCTTCAAGTGGTTAGTGCCGCCGTCGTACGACAGTACACCTGCGACAGTTACTTCCAATCCTGGTGCCAGCTTCACAATGCCACAGTCCATATGGACACCGAGGTCCAAGCGAGTATGTTCCCCCGGGTGCGTCAGCTAGGCTTCATCTACGGTTCGATCGGTAACTTTTCGCACATCTTCAACAACCAACTGTTCAAAGCAGGAGTTTTGCGGGTGTTTGCACGTGGAACTCGCATTGCGCACCTCACCATGCCCAGCACGATTGACCAACTATATCTACGTGACAATGGTTTGCAAACGTTAGAGATAGATCATCGCACCCGTTACACACTACGCTATCTGCGGATCCAGATGAACAAACTACGCTCTATCGTACGATTCGAGCATCTAACGCAACTGCTGGAATTAAATCTCTGCGACAATCTCATCGAAGAAGTAGCACTGGATACGTTTGCCACCATGCCTAACCTGCGCCAACTGATACTGTGCGGGAACCATGTTAAATCGTTCGGACCTTCAACGACAGTCGTACACCTCCCATCACTAACCCACCTAGATCTTGGCGGTAATTTCCTTCAAAGGCTGCCCCTTGAGCGGTGGCAGTTGCCACAGCTGATTAATCTAAGCGTGCGCGACAATCTGCTTACCACGCTCGACAGCAGCCAGATCGTGCGCCGGTTCCCATTGCTACGCATTCTGGACGCATCGGCGAACGCGCTCGATTGCCACTCGTACCACGAGGCACTGCAAACGTTCGTCAATCGGTCCGTGGTGCATCTGATCGATCGACGCATGTGCAGTGTGGACGATGCGATCGTACTGGAGGCGGAGGAAATGCGACGACCGAACAGTATCCAACCGGATGACCGAAGCGCAACGCTGGAGGTACGACATCTCAAGGAACGCATCTTCCTGCAACAGCGCACCATACAGCAGCAGCGGATGGAAATCGAGCAGCTGCGTGCCAACCTGACAACGCTGATGGAGCAGTTCGATCTGGTCGCTGGACCGGCAAGGGCACTGGATCCATTTTAG